tttaacactaaaACAGTCGTGAACACAaactctttaaagggacattcctgagtttgctgcattgtaagatgtttccgactaataaaatatttctacgattaaacttacgatgtgtttctggtcatcttaatatttgtaagaagcccaaactggattttgtcttcaaataatttcctacgtacgaaaaaaaataactttttaagaaataaaatgaaatttaacctagtacaaatattagaatgatcagaaacacatttaatatatagtcactaatatttatgcagaaaaatatatttgatatgtaattacaattgttaaaaagtatctgttagtcgataacactttaaaattgcagcaaactcaggaatgtcccttcaataAAGGGAAAAAAAGGCGATATAGGCCCACAGGTTTGAAAATTTGATCAAAAGTTGTCTCAGTGCCCTCAGGCATACGCATcccatcttttttttaatatatattatgttagaattaaagGGAAATGCCAGTAAAAACGTTTAttgatatttacattattaccaacagctatgtagggttttGTACGCATTTAACATGGATTATAagtaatattgtgagtaaaatgatggaaatacatggtgaaacgttttcaggccaactcattttatcaaaacatctccataatttttgcctgaatataAAGGTTTGCTCCAGGCTGTGGAGGGAGGAGGTAGCTAAGCCCCCATCTCATATGagaatgctaataatataccaGTAAGGAGGTATCAGCTTCAAAGTGATGAAGTgtaagctatttctcgcttatgtccctttccaGATCTCcgggtaacccatgtaaaaaaacgttgttttgtaaacacgggtaaaacacacacatgtgaaatgcaACACGGGTGTAGGCCTTGGTCAAGTGTTTCAgcgttttacgtaaaccagtgttaaacctaggttttgatataacccgGTGTTACAAAACCTAGACATATGAAATCAGCCCTAAAAGTTTTACAAGCACGGGTCCTGATATCATcattgttttgacagtgattcatgagtacaTGCTATATACAGTCAAAATTCAAtcactccaccttcgatctctcaAAAACTTCGATCTCTTGATCTGAAGTGACGGTCCCGGCTGAGTTGCTATACAAATTAGTAATAACGACCTTCGTAAACTTAAACTTCGAAAACTCGATAACCTCGATCTCTCGATCTAATTCTTTGGTTCcaccataaagatttaataagAGTATACACCTATAAAACTCGACacgtgtggattgatcaaaaTGTCGTTGCCGATAGTATTTAAAGACGAATGTATTGTCAATCATGTCAAACAAGTGAAGCGAACCTGTCTCGGGTGGTCTTGGCTGTCAAGGATTAgggtgataattacagaataatagatcacTGACTAAGCGGAACGAAATGATGCTATGTTTGGTAGTTGGGGTTCATCCGTGGTGGAGAGCCTCGcttaattacagacacagtctggttaacttcaaagagcatttgtaataattgttagcgttgtttgttttttgctctCAAAGGCGTGAATCATgtcaaactttagcttttctatttatgtatcagttaatgttgatcaaTTACCaatcatttagttatgttaaaaattgatACATTACAGATCGAGCAATCTGGGGAAGGACCCGGTAACCTGAGGTTTGACAGATCAGTTTTAAAAAGTTCtgctttcttgtcatccaagcaATCTTGCGTAGCTAGGGCCCAGAAATGGTGGTCAGATTGGAGAAAGAAAGTAGAGGTGCGAagcgtaaataattttgtgtaaaacaaatgtgcttatagtgttattcggcattcagtgttttatttgttagttacgtTCCACCATGTTTTGGCATCTGTaaaatatgtcaacattactttttgtaatttatatatgtatgtaaatgccttttttttccccgttttttttctgtcactaactacatgtagcttatatgcccaagcatatatttcaaatttatcTGGGTGatcctttttgttttatttacttacttttacaatatacacAAAATGAATGTACGACAGGCGTCTAAAATGCcaatgggtggggtggggtgggatgagaTGGAGTGGCAtggggtgaggtgaggtgacagatatattaattcgcctttcaactggggaTGCATAGTTTTTAGAGTTCAGAGGTAGGCAGTGAAGCGCACACTTTTTACAATAGTAAGCGAAATAAACCAGTTGCAATGCAGTTTTaaatttgaactcttatatattaatttcgaaaactcgaactccctgaaactcgaactatttcctcgTCCCCTTCAATATcaagttatcgaagtttgactgtatatatatatatatatatatatatatgtgtgtatatatatatatatatatatatgtgtatatatatatatatatatatatgtgtatatatatatatatatatatgtgtgtatatatatatatatatatatgtgtatatatatatatatatatatatgtgtatatatatatatatatatatatatatatatatatatagcctttgttcagttgtgaaatatatatatacaggtgtgtgtagatgtaaattagttgaggcctcggcactaggtttattgacatttaagcaaatgtacttgggtgacactccatgattgacgtatgcattcatagtcatcaaataaaaacatttcaatggcaatttgacactgaaagctgtccagcattgagaaaaaacgttaggcataactttattttgatgtaaggacatccaaaatgacgttattcgagtttgacgtcatttccattcaaaaatacactgtgccacatattcttacgtcatttgaatatctagtaatggcggactggaattaaagttgcatttacaaaaaaacgttgtattaagcttgagattatatgataaagagattattaccctcgtgtatttcagtatcgtcaatatcatatattaggaataaaaataatgtattatgcaagCCTCTGAATGCCCCATGCGTGGTGATCAGCTCTGTCAGTGtgaaaattgcatataaaagactggTCGCTGCTACTCAATAGAAGcctgaccagcctcggtggtgtcgtggttaaaccatcggacataggctggtaggtacagggttcgcagcgcagtatcggctcccacccagagtaagttttaacgactcggtgggtaggtgtaagaccactacaccatcttctctctcactaaccactaaccaactaacaagtaacccactgtcccggacagacaacccagatagctgaagtgtgtgccaaggatagtgtgcttgaatgttaattggatataagcacgaaactaagttgaaatgaaatgaattaaatacatgtagaagCCTATATGATAGCAGTGgatttctatctctctctacaCCATATGTGACCAAAAAGCCATATTTCAAAATGTCCTCAGCTAGGTAAGCTatcattccttttcttttagcACAgatgtgatttttattttttattttttttaaataatgattaataataataatcataatcatcatcatcatcatcatcatcatcatcatcatcatcatcatcattatttaaaGAAGGTTACACAAATAGTAGTGCACTAATCTCCCTTGTGGCCTGTTTATTAAGCATtgaaaattattacattaaatggGTTTGgtatttatttcacatagaaaattacatcattacggaagatggaacATTGCAAGgctgaaagaaaatgaaatatgtatacttCAAATTGTATTATTGTACTGTTGTTAGTAATACAAATTATGGTTTACttatagatttatgtttacataTAAAACTAGGTTTATGCTgttttgtggtgtgtgtttttctgATCTTATGAATTGTATATTTGTAAAGTGAATGAATGTACATGTTtgaattaattttgtaattatgtaatAGATTTGTGTAAATATCATCTGAAATCAAATGACTTTGGAAATGTTAActgccctaagttcagccagccattTTTCACTAACGTTTgtgaactattttgactggtttccaAAGTGGTCATTCTTTTTAACATGAAGCGCATAAATTCGACTGgcagacgtttttctgctccgtctggctgaactcagcacTGGTTTAGCTCAGCTGAAGTGTGAAGGTTATAAATTAATTGTCCTCTCAGTGGATTTGATTTTTCCTTATCCAAATCATCATCTCGTGTCTAGTACATTGTTTGTACTGTGTTGTTTGTGGGAAATTGCTTATAACAGATCCTCTGCTGCTTTTCAGAAGTGTATAACCTGTAGGTCGGCAGTGGGTTTATTTTACTTTCTTCtgttctctctttctctgtctgtctgtctctttctgttgCTCTTCCTCTCTttttgtgtctctctctgtctgtctcttgctctgtctctctcccactctctttgtgtgtctgtctctttgtctctgtctctgcctctctctctctctctttgtgtgtctgtctctttctctcgctctttctctctttttgtgtctctatctttgtctgtctcttgctctgtctctctccctctctctttgtgtgtctgtctctttgtctgtctcttgctctgtctttctccctctctctttttgtgtctctctctttgtctgtctcttgctctgtctctctccctctctctttgtgtgtctatctctttgtctgtctcttgctctgtctttctccctctctctttttgtgtctctctctttgtctgtctcttgctctgtctctctccctctctctttgtgtgtctgtctctttgtctctgtctctgcctctctctctctttctcttggggcaggacgtagcccagtgttaaagtgttcgcttgatgcatagtcagtctaggatcaatccctgtcggtggacccattgggctatttctcattccagccagtgctccacaactggtgtaacaaaggccatggtatgtactaccctgtctgtgggatggtgcatataaaagatctcttgctgccaattggaaagagtagcccatgaagtagcgacagcgggttcctccctcaatatctgtgtggtccttaaccatgtctgatcatatatccgtaaataaaatgtgttgagtgtgtcgttaaataaaaatttccttccttccttcccctctctctctgttgatctgtctgtctatctgtctgtggtctctctctctctctctctctctctctctctctctctctctctctctctctctctctctctctctctctctctctctctctctctctctctctctctctctctctctctctctctctctctctctctctctctgtgtgtgtgtgtgtgtgtgagccaAATCAAACTCACTTTGTTTTCCTTTAGAGGTTTTTAATTCTGATGAAATGTGCTGGGGCCTCAGCCACTTTGATTTCATCACAATAAGAACATTTCCCCCTGAATCCATAACAAGGATTGACACTTTGTTCTTCCTCTCAGACCTCTGTGCATAATTAACTTCTGTGTTAGGCTTCCTCTTCTAAAACATggcttaattaatcaatggtaATGAAATTTTCTTGGAACACTGCACACAATGTAGGTCAGGATGGGAAAAAGGGTTGCTACTTTTGTTGTCCGGTTATTCCCCTATAAGACCCTCTTGGTCCATGATTAATCCCAAACATTATTATTGACTTCTCAGGAATTCCACAGCTGAGTTAATCAAGAGTAGACAAATTTATTAACAGACACAGgtgtttctgttttatttgttgttttgttttgtgggtttttttagtctcgccgttacaaaataaaaaagtgaGATATAGGTGCATGTATTACTTTTCCGATGGTGGCAGTGTTGGCAGTGATGGTGTTAACTTTTCCGATGGTGGCAGTGTTGGCAGTGATGGTGTTAACTCTTCTGATGGTGGCAGTGATGGTGTTAACTTTTCTGATGGTGGCAGTGATGGTGTTAACTTTTCTGATGGTGGCAGTGTTGGCAGTGAGGGTGTTAACTTTTCCGATGATTGCAGTGTTGGCAGTGATGGTGTTAACTTTTCTGATGGTGGCAGTGTTGGCAGTGATGGTGTTAACTTTTCTGATGGTGGCAGTGATGGTGTTAACTTTTCTGATGGTGGCAGTGTTGGCAGTGAGGGTGTTAACTTTTCTGATGATTGCAGTGTTGGCAGTGATGGTGTTAACTTTTCTGATGGTGGCAGTGTTGGCAGTGATGGTGTTAACTTTTCTGATGGTGGCAGTGATGGTATTAACTTTTCCGATGGTGGCAGTGATGGTGTTAACTTTTCTGATGGTGACAGTGATGGTGTTAACTTTTTCGATGGTGGCAGTGTTGGCAGTGATGGGGTTAACTTTTCTGATAGTGGCAGTGTTGGCAGTGATGGGGTTAACGAAAGTCCTAGAATAGGTCACTGAAAAGGTTTATGGTTGTATCTATGGATGCTCATCCTGGTGCACTGAAAAGGTTTATGGTAGACATCCAAGATATTTAATTCTACAgaattcttctttttcttattttcttattgtgtttttttatttttttttttttattgttgttgtcatgttgttttgggtttttttatgtgtgttgtttttgttattttttaggggGTCCATTAAACTTGGTGATTAGCACACATGTAGGCAGCAGTGTGAACAACATCTGGTAATACATCAACTTGGGAAGCAATGTTGTCATCATTATAGTTCTCTCATAAAGCTGGGTAATGGGGTAATGGAGTACTATCAGGAGTAATCAATCAAACATCGGGTGTATACCATGCTTACATCCAGTTAACattcaaacacaaaacaaatatcaggAGTATTGCTCGTTCGGTACAGGTGTTTCAACCATACGTACCAACGAGTGCTGGATTAGAATGATGTCATGCAAGCTATTTCACTGGAACTGAATGTAGGGAGGGTGCCTGCCTGTCACACAGAATTCTGGagtacacatgcatgcatgaataGACATGATGTTTATGTTTTGCCAGTATGTGTGTACACCTGTGCACCTGGGCGGGACGGAGCCTGGTGGTAaattgctcgcttgatgcatggtcagtctagaaCTGATCCTCATCGGTgagccgattgggctatttctcactccagaaAGTGCACCatcattggtatatcaaaggccatggtatgtgctatcaggAGTGCAGAAGGTACTcgcccgctcgccaaatgcAAGTAAATATTCTGACAGACGAATTAAACAATACAACTACTAGTCCGACTGGCAATTTATCTTTTTCTGACAACCGTAAACTCTCAATCCCCCATCAAATCCGCAACTCCGCATCAGCCATGCCAGAATTCCAAACCATTTAAACAAACTTCAGAAATATCACGAAATAcacaatacatttattacattgaGAATAAACGAGAAGAAATGTGAAAACCTTAGTCATTtccagaatattttttattattattgttttgttaattaagatttggggtggggggtggggggtgcagGCTTGATTTTGTTCGCcatgtgatgttgatcacttggCCAACCAAGTgccattaataatgtttttgtcaaatttatatctatcatttgaaatgtatattataatattgttaaacaataatattgttCTATGGGGCTGGCGGACTACTAGAAATACTTGCAggctagtacattttagttggttctggtccagagggctagtgaaatattgtCCATTCCTGCACCACTGGCTATGCTGTCTGGATATAACTCGGCACAAGCTTTGATGTCCTCGTAGCCGATATCCTTGGTTAGAAACACACTTGGAACAAGTGCCAATAACTTTGAGGCCTTCTTAGAAACATCGGAGAATTGGCTATCAAGTTCTGCAATGATGTGATCGATAAATGGAATTGCAGTATTCCTTAGATAGTACTGCAAAGGGCTACTTGACACGGCATTGTCACGGTGCATCTGATTTTTCGCAACCCGTGGTACTGTTGGTTCAGTGCCAACTGAAGCAGCTACAGAAACAGCATGCTGGTACACTCCTTCAAAGTAGCTATCGAAATCCTTTCTTATTTCTTTGTACTCTTCCTTTACTCCATCGATCATCGAAACAGCACTTACAATATCACTTGCTTCTTTTTGTAGAAGAACAGTAATGCCATGCAATCAAGATAAGAGTTTGTAAACGGTCGTAAATGTAACGATGAATTGAAAATCACACAGGGAATTGAGAAGAGATGATGCCCTGGCCTTGCTGTTTCTATCCCAGTTACCATTCTGAGCCATATCTGCATCGAAACCTTCATCGTTATGCAGGCCATGAGCGATAACTTCCAAACATTTCACTATGTAGATATATGCCTGGTAGAAGTGCTGGTACGCTCGGTGTCGTTCTGCCCATCTCGTCTTGCAGAGGTCTAGCAGAGACTGCCTTCTTGATGTATCATGGGGATTGCAAGTCCGAATGATGCTCGATAGGAGGGCCTCGCGCTTAGGACTGCTGTTGAAGAATAATGATGTCTCCTTTAACTTGTCCAACATGTTCCTTACTGGTGTTAATGCAGAGGCGTGTGCCAGGACTAGATTAAGGCAGTGACTGCTACAGTGTGTATAAACTGCTAATGGGGCTTCTTCACGTTTTCTTACCTGAACGCCAACAGTGTTGCTAGACATCGATGCGGCACCATCATAACCTTGTCCTCTTAGGTTTTCGACAGGTAGGCCTGCGTTTCTTAATGTTGTTAACTGTACATGCCAAGGCTTCTCCAGTAATTCTGATCACAGAGACAAATCCGAAGAATTCTTCACGGACATTATTTTCATTGTCAACAAACCTGAGGCATATCGATAACTGTTCTTTGTTGTGCATTGTTATCTCATCAGCCATAATGGAATAGAGTTTAGCTTGTCTAACTTCATCAATAAGTTTTGCTTGTAGGATGTCTTCACCAATTATGTTTATCAACTGATTCTGAATGTCGGGAGATATGTATTTACCATTCTTTTGCCTTGCATCCTTAAGATGATGGTTTAGAACTTCATTGTCTCTACTCATTAGCTTAAGTATTGCCAGAAAATTTCCTGGGTTTCCTGGCTGGTCATCTGCTTCTACCTCTCCCCTTAAGGCAATACACTGCCTCCCACAAAAGACAATTGCCTCAACAATACATGACAATATTTCTCGGTTTTCACGTATCATCtccattttcttcttctctaGAAGTACTGGTACCGCTCTATCTGTATGCAGTAAATTCTCTTGAAATATTTCAGAATCAGTAATAGCACTAATGTGTGATTTTGAAGTTGCATGATCCTTGAAAACATGAGAACATCATGTCCATTTGGTGAATGGCAGATTTACAAGGGAGCCTCTACTGCTAAGGTCCTTTGTAAAGAGGGCACAGTAAATACAGAAGACACCATCAAGCCTTGCACTATAGACAATCCATGGGTACTTTTCAATCCAAGAATACTTAAAAGAACGATTACAGCCATTCATGAAGACAGATGGAAAAGCATACCTCGAGTCTGGTCGATAATGCTTTTGAAGCAAATGCGAAGTCTGAGCATCACTCATCTCTTTCAGTTTAGCAGTTATTTCTGCAGCTGACATTGTCGCATCAATGAACTGACCCAAGTCATCTGGAAGaggaacattattattattgttttgttttttttattaccccagcggtcactcataacagggaaaattttcaatattttctcagtgagaaatattctgcattggtctaacgaacaatactattggacaatttgacactTACAAACCAATGGCTTTGTCgctactaaatatgacgtcatcacgatttgacaaacacacaatgacgtcatgtagtttaaagagtttgtgtttacggctctctgtttttggtgttaaatttataacaaaatgtcattttaatgcaattcattatagattttgaagCAGAATAGAGAGAACttgtgtttttgaaaattatctatgaacatgattaaattacaacgttatagtaattctcagaacagtgcgtaaaatggtttacatcgttcctatacaggtcggccttcgtgcatgtgcgtggaaaataaaggtttttagagaaaaaatagctgaggtaataaatagaataacaaactcggtaccagttattaacaaatttatgttcctcgtgaaataattttcatttgtcactcgctaaagctcgtgacaactgaaaattatttcactcgggacataaatttgataataactggaaactcgtttattatcctctatatagttACTGCAAGTATTGATTGAGGCagagtatattttaatgtcTGTCTGTTGACATCTTACAAATTTAACTCAAATTTAATATGCATACCATAGTGTCTTTCAACTGATTGAAGATCATCATCATTCCTCTCAATCACTTCAATTTGGTCTGGATGGTCTCCACTGGATTCTTAAGTTGTGTCCACTAGACTTTCTTGCAATTCATCGCCATGGTTtagaagatgaatttcatcacAGTTAGTAGCACTACCAGAAGCATCGGTAAGTGAATCAGATTGAGGCCTATTagtaagaaaataaaacataagCATTGTAAGTTCTAAATTTTCTGAAGAATGACAAGCCGTGAGCCGGCTGCctataaattataattgattttaaataagtccATCATGAtgatagttaaaagtttgtttgttttgtttaacgacaccactagagcacatcgatttacaaatcatcggctattggatgtcaaacatatggtaattgtgacacttagtcagaggaaacccgctatatctTGTTTCatgttgcaagggatcttttatatgcactttcccacagacaggatagcacataccacggcctttggtataccagtcgtggtgcactggttggaaacgaaaaaagcccaatcagagaattggtccaccgaggagattcgatccttcgacaaCCGAAggacctcaagcgagcgctctaccgactgagctagatcccgcccccatgatgatgatagttattattaaatttggttttcaaattaaaaatttgcagTGATTATTTCCATACCTTTTGTTGAAGAATTCCGTGAGCTTCTTGCATTGTTTTGCCGAAACTTGTAGTTTTTGAAGCTCTTCCCTCACTTTCCTTTTCGTTGACGGCATATTAGTATAGGCCTAGGCCTATGCCAGCCAGGACACAATTCAATAAATTACTAGGTCAATTAATAAATTGTAGGTCTAATATTAGTCTACAAACAATTTTGCTGTTAGTCAATATAACATGTGGGCATAATCATCCACTTCAACAATTCAATTAACCCTCTGAAGGCTGGTGTTGCAAATTTGCAGCAATACATTAAGTAGGctgcatttattattttgtttaatgttacatataaaattgATTGTCAGTTGGCTAGagtgtaacattgttttaatattgtaataattcATTCAGATATATAACAAAAGGGGATTCTCTGGGTGTCACCCTACGAATCCCCCTGGCTACGGGCTTggtatgcatgcatacatgttcatgtacattattatgaactttaaaaaatgtgaacaatacttcaaaaaacattttaatgttcaAACCATCCAACAGaagttttacaaaaacaaaccaactctCACtgcaaaattaatacaaatatacaaataagtgCTAAAACTTTACTTGTAaagtatttctttttaataataaacaaaatcaaagactTGTCAACAGATTAGAGAAGACATTTAATTATTCTTAGAGGTGCAAGCTGATGTaaatactgtgaaatcactttttttttatggtggtttaatttttgtgtatttcgTAGACTAGTGCAATCAGtgaatttaagaacacaatgaaaatattatacatgtatacatataatatatactaataatGATACTACCTGTATCTTTCGATCCATGAATTTAAGTGCTGAACAAAATGGTTGTTTTTGcaaaaccacaaacatttaagtacatgaaattaaagttaatttgaATTTCTTTAATAGACACATATCTACCTGTGGTAT
The sequence above is drawn from the Gigantopelta aegis isolate Gae_Host chromosome 6, Gae_host_genome, whole genome shotgun sequence genome and encodes:
- the LOC121374363 gene encoding uncharacterized PE-PGRS family protein PE_PGRS34-like yields the protein MYYFSDGGSVGSDGVNFSDGGSVGSDGVNSSDGGSDGVNFSDGGSDGVNFSDGGSVGSEGVNFSDDCSVGSDGVNFSDGGSVGSDGVNFSDGGSDGVNFSDGGSVGSEGVNFSDDCSVGSDGVNFSDGGSVGSDGVNFSDGGSDGINFSDGGSDGVNFSDGDSDGVNFFDGGSVGSDGVNFSDSGSVGSDGVNESPRIGH
- the LOC121374364 gene encoding 52 kDa repressor of the inhibitor of the protein kinase-like, with the translated sequence MQEAHGILQQKDHATSKSHISAITDSEIFQENLLHTDRAVPVLLEKKKMEMIRENREILSCIVEAIVFCGRQCIALRGEVEADDQPGNPGNFLAILKLMSRDNEVLNHHLKDARQKNGKYISPDIQNQLINIIGEDILQAKLIDEVRQAKLYSIMADEITMHNKEQLSICLRFVDNENNVREEFFGFVSVIRITGEALACTVNNIKKRRPTCRKPKRTRL